In the Candidatus Delongbacteria bacterium genome, GCCTACATGGTGGCGGCCTGGTGGGACGACCTGAAGCCCGAACCTGCGCACCCCGAGCAAGTCTGGTGGTGGACGAACCACACGGACTCGCTGATCGTGGCCTGGGACGGGGTCTCGCACTTCAACCCCTTCGTCAACGGCGGCCCCGTGCGCGCCCAGGCCATCCTCAAGGCCAACGGCGAAGTGACCATCCAGATCGCCTCCCTGGGTGGCGGCCTGTACCCGGTGAACACGGGCGGCACCTGCGGCGTGCAGGGCGAGGCCGGCGCCGAGGGCTTCAGCTTCTTCCACAACCAGGACGCCAGCGCGCTGCTGCCCTGGAGCGTGCGGATGGAGCCCCCGGCCTGGGTGATCCCGATGGGATCCATGAGCGGCCTGGTGGCCGGCGGCGACTCCAGCTGGGTGAGCCTGCAGTTCACCTCCGTGCCGGGCTTCCCGCTACCCAACGGCACCTATGAGACGGGCCTGCTGTTCACGACCAACGACCTGAGCCACCTGCAGCTCACGCTGCCCGTGTCCATGCAGGTCTCGGGCAACGCCGTCGCGGAGCCCACCCTGCCGGGACGGACGGAGCTCACCGGCGCCTGGCCGAATCCCTTCAATCCCGCCACGCGCCTGGCCTTCACCCTGGCCCACGCGGGCCGCGCCCGCCTCAGCCTCTACAACGTGCTGGGACAGGAAGTGGCCACGCTGGTGGACGGCGCCCTGGGCGCCGGCACGCACCAAGTCAGCTGGGACGCCTCGGGTCTGGCCTCCGGCCTCTACCTGGCCGTGTTGCAGGCGGACGGCGTGCGTGACGAGCAGAAGTTGATGCTGCTGAAGTAGCCGGTCCGCGACCGCGCTGCCGACTCTGCCAGGGCCGCCGGATCTCCGGCGGCCCTTTTCCGTTCCCGACTTGCACGGAGCTTTGATAAACGGGACATTTGAGCGTCACCACACCTAACCAGCAACGGGAGACCCATGAAACACATGCGCAGCTTCTTTCCCCTGTCCCTGCTCGGCGTCTTGCTGGCAGGTTCCTTGTTCACCGGCTGCTTCGAGAGCGACGACGACGACGACGGCGGCGGCAACCCGGCCCTGACCGGCGTCTGGCGCCACAACGTCGTGGAGAACAACCAGACCATCGAACAGGAGACGGTGGAGCTGGTGAGCGACGGCAACATGATCAACGTGCTGGCCGACTACACGCTGGAGCAGTGCCTGAGTTTCGAGGGCACCTGGACGGCGGACGAGGACAGCATCCGGACCACCGTCGAAACCCCCCTCGGCCCCTACTCCACCAGCGTGGCCTTCGAGCTGAGCGGCAACACGCTGACGATCCACGACGAGGACGGCGAGACCATGGTCTACTCGCGACTGACCACCATGGTGGACTGCAGCGACTATGAGTTCGGCTCCTCCGGCCAGTGGACGGGGAGCTTCGGCGCCCTGGTGAACGGCGCGTCGATGGACTTCGGCAACAACGTCTACGTGGAGTTCGAGGACGGCATGCTGGGCTTCGGCGGCCTGTTCGGGACCGCCAACATGGCCTTCGTGCTGGACGGCCAGGCGGTGGGCACCTACACCGAGGAGAACGCCGCGGCCACCTACGTGCCCAACGTGGCCGACTACATGAACGCCTTCGTGTCCTCCGAGCTGACCCTGCAGCTGACCACGTCCACGGCGACGCACATCGCCGGCACCTTCTCCTACCAGGCGGCCAACATCAGCGCCCCGGCGGAGACCGTGACCGTCACCGGCCAGTTCGACCTGACGCTCGAGTAGCGAACCCGCATCCGTGAAGAAAAGGGGGCTGCCGCTGGCAGCCCCCTTTTTGTGAGGGACCGGGCCGGGTCGTTTCAGACGTCCTTGGCGTGGGTCCCGTCGCAGAAGGGGAAGTTCCCGCTCTTGCGGCAGCCGCAGACCACGGCGGCGCCGGCGCGCTCGCAGGTGTGGATGAGCGGCCGCTGTTCGCTGCCCTTGTGGGCGCCGTCGCAGAAGGGCAGGGCCTGGCTGCGCCCGCAGGTGCAGAAGGCGTAGTTTTTCTCTTCCAATTCCATCCGGATGGGTCCGTGGTGGTTCATCGCTTCGTCCTTTCAGGTTGTGATCAATAGCTCTGGCGATAGCGCAGCAGGATGCGCGGATCCCCCTTCAGCGCGCCCTCGGTGCGCAGGGGATCGAAGACCAGCTCGCCCGACAGGTTCAAGTGGCGGCTGACCTCGTAGTCCAGGTTCATGCGCTGGAAGATCCGCACCAGCGTGCGGCCCTCCACCGGCGTGGAGGCCACCAGCTGGCCGGTCCAGGAGGCAAAGGTGCGGTTTCCCAGCGCCTTGCCCAGGGTGACGCGCGTGCCCTGCAGGTAGTCCAGGTAGGACTGGCTGGCCTGCTCCTGACGGGTCTGGGAGGCCAGCAGTTCTTCCACCGTGTTGCGCAGGACGGGCAGGAAGATCCGCACCTCGTCCAGGCGCAGCTGGCGGCGCAGGCGGCTCTCGATGGGCCGCAGGGGAATCTCCCAGAAGCCCGCCACCACGTCGGGCAGCATGGTCTCGATGGCCCCGCCCGGATCGTAGGGGTTCAGGCCCATCTCCACCAGCAGCTCCTCCTGGCCGCGCTCCAGCAGGTCCTGGTTGGAGTTCAGGTCGTCCACCAGCTCCACGCGGATCTCGTCCCAACGCCCGCGCAGCTGCCGGTTGCCCAGCTCGTCGTCGGTGCGGAACTGCAGCCAGATCTGGCGGGCGTCCTCGCCGAACAGGCCCTGCAGGCCGGGATCCGTCTCCCGGGCCAGCACGGTGTGCCGGGCCCGGCCCCAGACCACGGGCAGCAGGGTGGAAGCGTCGAAACTCAGGCCGGCCTCCTCCACGTCGAACTCCTTGTCCAGGAAGATCACGCTGCCGCGCGTGCAGGTCACGTCCCCCAGCACGCGGAAGCTCTCGTCCTCGATCTGCCCGCTGAACAGTACGGGGGTGGGCGTGGGGTCCAGGTAGACGTCCACGGTGATCCGGTCCAGGTAGCCGGCGAAGCGCTCGACCACGCGCCGGTCATCGAAGCCCTGCACCTTGCAGAAGTAGTTCACGTGGCGGCCGGCCTCCAGGGCCACGTCCCATTCCATCCGGTTGAGGAAGCCGATGATCGCGTCCAGCAGCGGCGTGCGCGGGCCCTCGCCCTTGATGAATGGGAAGGTGAACTCGGCGTTGTCCACGAAGGCGCGGCCCGTCAGCACCGGCCGCTCCAGCGGGCCCGCCAGGCAGAAGAGCTGGCCCGGCCGCGAGCCCGCCAGCGCCACGGCGCCGCTCCAGTCCGGCTCCATCAGCCCCGGGATGGTCAGTTCCACCGGAGCCCGCCCGCCGCGCCGATCCAGGGTCTGCAGGGTGAGGATGCCGCAGTCCAGTCCCGGGCGCTCGAAGACCCAGGGTTCCAGTTCGCCCTCGGGACCCTCGGCCTCCCAGGTGTTGCCCACCAAGAGGCGCGTGTCACCCAGCCGGGCCTCGCACTGTTCGATGCCCAGCCGGCCGGCCTGGATGCCCAGCTGCAGGTTGAGGTCGCGCACCTTCTTGGCCACGGAGGCCAGGTCCAGGCTGCCGCCCAGCAGGGTCAGCCTGCCTTCGCGCAGCTGCGGATCCAGCAACGTGCCACCCACCTGGACCCGCAGTTCGCCCTGCCCGCTGGCGCTGCGGAAGAACGTGGAGGGCCGGCCCGCCCGCGTGATGGTCAGCGGATGGAGGAAGTCCCCGGCCGCCTGAACGTCCAGCTCCAAATCCCCGGCGCGGAAGGGCACGGTGCCGCGGGCCTCCAAGCGCAGGGGGAACGGCCCGCCGCGCACCAGCACCAAGCTGTCCAGGCTGAGGGCGCCGGCCTGGCTGGAGGGCCCCAGCCGCAGGTCCAATCGCTCGAAGACCAGACCGCCCCAGCGCGGGCGCTGCACGTTCAGCCAGGCCACCAGGCCCGGACCCCCGCTGCGCAGGTCCGCGCGCAGGGATCCGCCCAGCCGCCCCTCCAGCAGGGGCCGCTGGCCGGGGGCCGTATCCGCCAGTTCCGCGAGGTCGCGCTCCAGCAGATCCAGCTGCAGGGCGCGCGGCCCCTCCTTCAGCGACCAGATCCCCTCCAGCGCGGCCCAATCCAGGCCGTCCACATTCAGGCGGCCGCGCTCCACCCGGGCCTGGCTGCGGTCCAGGCTGAGGTCCGCGCGCAGACGGGTCTGACGGCCCAGCAGGCGCTGGCGCCACTCCAGTCCGCCGCGCAGTCCCAGGCTGTCCAGCGTGCCCTCACCGGCGGCCATCAGGCTCAGGTTGCCCAGGGTCAGAGGCGCCGGGTCCTCCACCAGCAGGTCCCAGTAGGGCTGCAGGGGCAGGTCGTCCGCCGTCAGCTCCACCAGGGAGCGGCGCGAGTCCAGGTCCAGCCAGCCGCTGGCCTCCAGGCCCTCGAGCTGCAGATGACCCAGCTCCAGCCGCCGGCCGCGCAGCGAGGCCTCCACCTGACCCTCCAGGCGGCAGTTGCGCCAGCCCTCCAGCACCAGCCCGGCGCTCAAGGCCCGCAGGCTGTCGGACCAGGCCAGGTGCCCATCCACCAGGGCCCGCCGGCCGCCCCAGGACAGCTCGGCCTCGGCCTCGGTCTCCAGGCCCCGGCCCTGCAGGCGCAACACGCCGGACAGCGCGTCCAGCGTGGAGGATTCGCGCAGGCCCAGCAGCGGGGCCAGGTCGCGGGCCAGACCCTCCAGCGTCAGGGTCCAGTCGAGGGTCTCGCCGTTCACCAGCTCCAGCAGGCCCAGCTGCCGGCTGGAGGGCAGGCGCAGGCTGAGCGTGCCCTCGGGCGGATGACCGTCCAGCAGCTGACCGGGCAGCGCGCCGCCCGCCAGGCCCAGCAGCTCGCGCCGTGGATCCAGCAGCCGGCCGTTCACGTCCAGCCGGCCCAGCCGCCAACCGGCGCCGCGGCGCTCCGTCTCCACCCGCAGGTCCAGCTCCAGGCGCGTGCTGTCCACCAGCAGACCCTGGAGTCCGGGCAGGCGGGCCAGCTCGGCCAGCAGGCGCGTGTCCAGCCGCAGGTCGGGCCGGCCCGGCAGCCCGCGGACTTCGCCCGTGGCGCTGGCGGACACGCCCGCCCGGGGCTGCCAGTCCAGCCTGCGGATGCCCAGCACGCCGTCGCGCCAGCTGCCGGTCGCGCGGGCCTCGCCCCAATCCCGGCCGTCCAGCTGCAACCCGCGCAGCGCCGCGAGCACGTCCAGCCGCGGGCCCTGCCGCCAGACCCCGTCCACCTGCAGGTCAAGCCGGCCCGCCAGCCGTTCCCACTCCCATCCTTTGAGCGGCGGCAGCCCGCGGCACTGGGCGCCCAGGTCCAGGTCCGCAGCCCGCAGCCAGGCCGTGGCGCCTTCCAGCCGCCAGGGCAGCGCGCCGCCGAACTCCAGCTGCTCGCCGCGCCGCTCCAGGCGGCCGCGCTCCACGCGCACGCTGTCGAGGCCCAGCTCCAGCTCCAGCGACCCGTGCCAGGGATCCTGCAGCTCGCCCAGCCGGGCGTCGCTCAGGGCCAGGCGTCCCTGCCCGGCCAGCGAGTCCAGCTTTCCGGCCTGCAGGCGCCCGCCCAGGGTCAGCGAGCTCCAGGCCTGGACCGTGCGCAGCCCGGGCCACCAGTCGGGCTTCTCCAGCCGCTTGCCCAGGCTGTCCACCCGGACGTGGAAGCGCCCGTCCAGGGTCGCCGGGTCGAAACGCAGATCGGCCCGGAAGGCCTGGCGCCGGTCCCCCAGCAGCTGGCTGCGCAGCAGTACTTCCAACCCGGCGTCCAGCGGCAGGGCCACGCCCTCCAGCCGGTCCAGCAGCAGAGTGCGTGTGCCCGCGCCGTCCACCCAGACCAGGGTGCCGCCGCGCAGGCGGATCTCCGGTGTCTCCCGCAGGGCCGGGGCCAGCCGGCGCAGCCACTCCTCCAGCGTGGGCGTGGGCGCCGCGCTCTGGCGCTTGGTGAACAGGCTGCGGTCCGCCACCAGCCGGAAGTCCTGCAGTTCCACCCAGTCCACGGCGGAGAGCGCGCTGCCCGGATGGAACAGCCAATCCAGCGGCGTCAGCCGCAGGCGGACCTGGCGACTCTCCAGGCGCAGACCTCCGCCCGGGCGCGTGAAGCCCAGGCCGCGCAGGTCCAGGCCCAGCCAGGCAGGCCGCACGGCCGCCAGCTGGACGCGCTCCAGTCCCTGGCGGGCCAGCAGATGCAGCACCTGCAGGCGGAGATTCTCCTCCAGGCCCAGCAGGCGCCAGGCCGCCAGGAAACCCATCAGGAACAGGGCGGGGATCAGCAGCAGCGCCAGGATCCAGCGCCGGGGCCTCATGGATGCAGCTGTTCGGAGGTTTTGCCGTAGCGGCGCTCGCGACACGCAAAGGCGTCGAAGGCCTTGAGCAGCTCCGGGCGCCGGAACTCGGGCCAGAGCTTGTCGGAGATGTAGAACTCGGTGTAGGCCAGCTGCCAGAGCATGAAGTTCGAGAGGCGGTGCTCGCCGCCCGTGCGGATCAGCAAGTCGGGGTCGGGCAGGTCGCCAGTGAAGAGCCGGCGGGAGAGGCCGGCCTCGTCCACGGAGGGCGCGCCCTCCTTCAGCAGCTGATTGACGGCGTGGAGGATCTCCTGCCGCGAGCCGTAGGAAAGCGCCAGGTTGAGCACCAGACCCGTGTTCTCCCGCGTGCGCTCCATGGCCTTGAGCATGCCCTGGCGGGCCCGCACGGGCAGATCCTCGAGGAAGCCCATGGTCCGCACGCGCACGTTGCTGGCGTGCAGGCGCTCCACCTCGGCGGCGATGGTGCGCATGAGCAGGGACATCAGCGCGCGCACCTCCGCCGGCGGGCGCTGCCAGTTCTCGGCGCTGAAGGTGTAGAGGGTGAGCACCTCCACGCCCAGCTCGCCGCAGGCCTCCACGATCTCGCGCACGGAGTGGATGCCTTCGTGGTGGCCGGCCACGCGGGGCATGCCGCGCTGCCGGGCCCAGCGCCCGTTGCCGTCCATGATGACGGCCACGTGGCGGGGAATCCGTCGTTCTTCACTGGAGGCGGGCTGCCGGCGGCCGGCGCGAAGCATCATCGCGATCCCCACTCCCACCTGCGCCGCGCGCGGTCCGGCGCAAGAGAGCAGCCCCGGCCGGGTGGCCGGGGCCGCACGATTCGTGACCGGGCCTACTGGCCCTTGTTCATCAGGTCCTTGCCCTTGGCGATGTTCTCCTTGGTGCCCGTGCGCACCAGGGCCACGCCCAGGTTGAACATCAGCTGCTTGTTGTCCGGCTGGAGGTCCAGGCATTTCTGGAAGCAGCTGGCGGCCTTGGCCGCATCCTGCTTCTCATCGGGCAGGTCTTGGAAGTAGAGCACGGCCATGGAGTAGTAGGAGTCGAACAGCAGGGCCGGCTCCACGCCGCTCAGGGCCTCGATGCGTCCGAAGGTGGCCAGCGCCTTCTCGGGCTCGCCCATGTCGCGGTAGAGCAGGCCCAGGTTGTAGACCAGCATGGGGTCGGTGGGATTGAGTTCGATGGCCTTGTTGAGGAAGCCCGTGGCCTCGGCCATCAACTTCTTGCCCTCGTCGTTCTTGAGCGCCAGACCCTGCTGGATGCGCACCTTGCCCGCGTAGTTGAGCAGTTCGGGGTGGGTGGGGTGCCTCTCCAGCGCGCGGTCCACGGCGCTGCGGCTCTGCGCGAAGTCGCGCAGGTTGTAATACAACTGGACCTGGGTCAGGGCGTAGTCGGCCGAGTCCGGCGCGGCCGCCACCAGGGCCGTATAGGTCTTGGCGGCTTCCTGCAGCACGGGAGTCCCGGCGCTGCCCGAGTAGAGCGAGTTGTACTCCTGAATGTAGAGGTCGCCCTTGCGCTTGAGGAAGTCCAGCCGGTTGGGCAGGATCAGCAGGGCGCTGTCCATGCGGTCGCGGGCCTGCTTGAAGTGCTCGCGGGTGGCGGCGCTGTCGCCCAGGGCCAGCGTGGAGTCCGCCGACTTGACCTGGGCCACGTGGCCGTTCCAGAGACCCTTCCAGAGCTGCTCGATGATCCGCTCGGCGTCCTGCTGGTATTTCTCCAGATCCTTGGGCTTGTCCTGGCAGGTGGCGAAGCCCAGGTGGGCCTTGTTCATCCCGACCCAGTCCTGCTTGGCGGCGTAGAGTTCCACCAGCCGCGCGTAGACCTGGGCCTCGCGCGTGTCCTTCTGGGCCGCCTTCTCGTACCACTCCAGGGCCTGGACCTTGTCGCCCTGGCCGTAGTAAGTGTTGGCGCTGCGCAGCTCCATGGACTTGCCGGCCAATGCCGAGGTATTGAGCAGCAGGACGGCCAACAGGGTCCAGGCTCCACGCGCCAGATTACGCTTCATCTTGTACTCCTTGCACGGTGCGAGTTCAGATCGCGGGCTCCGCAAGCGCCTTCCGGATCGCACCCGGAAAGGGCGCACCCAGCAGGCCCCGTTCGGTGACAATATCTTGAATCAGTTCCGCGGGCACCACATCGAAGGCCGGGTTCCAGGCCGCCGTCCCGGCGGGCGCCCAGCGCAGCGGGCCGTAGCCCAGCAGTTCCGTCGCATCACGCTCCTCGATGGGAATCGCCCCGCCGTCCGGGCACTGCCCGTCGATGGTGGAGAGGGGCGCCACCACATGGAACGGCACCCCGTGGGCCCTGGCCACCAGGGCCAGGCCGTAGCTGCCGATCTTGTTGGCCGTGTCGCCGTTCAGGGCGATGCGGTCGGCCCCGACGAACACGCCGTCCACGCCCAGCCGCTGCATGGCGAAGGCCGCCATGGAATCGGTGATCAGGCGCACGCGGATGCCCGCCTGCTGCAATTCCAGCGTGGTCAGCCGGGCCCCCTGCAGCAGCGGCCGGGTCTCGTCCACCAGCACCTCGAAGTCCAGCCCGCGCCGGTGGCCCTCCAGGAAGACCCCCAGGGCCGTGCCCACGCCGCTGGTGGCCAGCGGGCCGGCGTTGCAGTGCGTCAGATAGCGGCCGCCCGCGCGCAGCAGGTCGGCGCCCGCGGCGCTCATGGCCCGCCCGGCGGCGCGATCCGCCTCGTGCAGGCGGGCCGCCGTGACACAAGCCTCCGCGGCCCAGCGGCCGGGTTCCAGGTCGGCCAGGGCAGCCAGCACCTGCTCCACGCCCCAGGCCAGGTTGACTGCGGTGGGCCGAGCCCGGGCCAGTTCCAGAGCCAGGCCGCGCACACGTTCGGGATAGCGGGGATCCAGCGGGGAGCCGGCCTCCCGGCAGGCCAGGGCGGTGCCCCAGGCACCGGCCAGCCCCAGGGCGGGAGCGCCGCGCAGCCTGAGCGTCGCGATGGCCTCCCGCAGGTCGGCCACGCGCGCCAGGCGCAGGGTCAGGCTGTGGTCGGGCAGCTGCGTCTGATCGATGATCTCCAGCGCGCCGTCCACCCAGGTCAGAGGTTCCATTACTCCAGCGTGAATTCGGTCAGGGCGGCGAACTCGCGCAACCGGGTTTCCAGTTCCCCGGGCGTGACGCTGAGCAGGCGCCCCAGGGAGAAATCCTCCACGCTGAAACTGGCCAGGGCCGAGCCGCGGATCACGGCGCGCCGCAGCGTGCCCTCGTCCACCCGGCCCTCGGCGGCCAGCGAGCCCACGAATCCGCCGGCGAAGGTGTCGCCCGCCCCGGTGGGATCCACCACCCGCTCCAGGGGCAGGGCCGGCGCGGCGAACAGGCTGCCCGGGCCGACCATCAGCGCGCCGTGCTCGCCCTTCTTCACCACCACCGTGCGCGGCCCCATGCCCAGCAGGGCCCGGGCGGCGGCCAACAGGTGGCGCTGGCCCGTGATCTGGCGGGCCTCCTCGTCGTTGACGATGAGGATGTGGGTGCGGGCGATGACGCGCTTCAGGTCCGCCAGGGCCGTGTCGATCCAGAGGTTCATGGTGTCGGTGACCACCAGCAGCGGGCTCTCCATCTGGTCCAGCACGTCGAGCTGCAGGCTGGGCTGGATGTTGGCCAAAAAGAGCACGGGCCGGCGCCGGGCCTGCTCCGGGATGTGGGGCTGGAAGGCCTGGAAGACGCCCAGTTCCGTGAACAGCGTATCACGGCCCATCATGTCGGCGTGGTAGCGCCCGCCCCAGCGGAAGGTGCGCCCGCCGGGCACGATCTCCAGACCGTCCAGGGAAACTCCCAGCCGGCGCAGGGGATCGAGTTGCTCCAGGGGGAAGTCCTCGCCCACCACGCCCACCACCTGCACGGGCGCATAACGGGAGGCCGCGGCGGAGAAGTAGAACGCGCTGCCGCCCAGGGCGTCCTCCACCTTGCCGTGGGCCGTCTCCACCGTGTCCAGGGCCGTGGAGCCCACCACCAGGATCTCTTGTGCCATCTGCGCTCCTCATGCAGGCCGGCCGCACGGGCGGCCGGAATGTGTCACGGACTGGCTGGTTGGATGTCCGGCTCAGCCCTTGGCGGCGGCTTTGGACAGCTTACGGGCGGCCGTGCGGGCGGCGGCGGCGGCGCGGCGCACCTCCAACTCCTCGCGGGCGTCCTTCAGGGTGCCGGCCTTGCCCGTCTGCTCGTCCAGCTCCAGGCGCAGGGCGTCGCACCAGAGCCGCTCCAGGTTGTACAGCTTGCGCTTGGCGGGCTGGAAACTGTGGAAGATCACGTTGACGAAGTCCACGACCATCCACTCGTCGGAGTCACGCTCGGAGACGTAGGCCTTCTCGCCCAGCTTGCGCGCCTCGTCCATGACGAAGTCGGTGATGGCGCGGACGTGCATGCCCACGCTGCCCGTGCAGATGACGAAGAAATCCGTCGTGTCCGTCAATCCGCGCAGGTCCAGGATCACCACGTCCTCGGCCTTCTTGGCCCAGGCCAGTCGCGCGATCCGCCGGGCCAGATGAATGCCCTGCATGACTCCCCCTCCTTCAGCGAGTGCCCATGATGGGCAACTTGTGATAATCCGCTCCCAGGATGAGCGTCACGTCCACATCCACCAGCATGGGATCCTCGGCGTAGCTGATGCGGGCCGAGGACAAGCCCAGGTCCTGCGCCAGTCGCAGGGAGGGCGCCGGGTCCTGCACGCGGCTGATGATGCGGGTCTTGTCCAGGTCACTGTTGGCGTTGCCCGTCTCCCGCACGTCGTAGCGCAGGCGGCGCAGGCCGTCGGCCGCCTTGGCGGCCATCAGACGCACGCCCGAGCCGTTCTGCACCTGCAGGCGGATGGTGGAGCGGGCGCTCTCCGGCGCGGGCTGGTTGGCCGGTTTGGCGGGCTCGCGGGCCGCAGTCTCCTCGCGAGGCGGCGGACTCTGCGCCTGCAGCGTGTCCACGGGCGCCGGGCGCGACGCAGCCACGGGTTCGGGTTCGACGGGTTCCTGCCAGCCCTCGTCCACCTGCTCGGCCGGCGGTTTCTCGCCGCGGCCCAGCCAGCCGTTCAGTCCCTCGCTCAAGTCCTCCGCAGGCAGGCGGTTCCAGAAGTGGAACAGCAAGGCCAGGTTGGCCAGGGAGACCGCCAGGGCCGACCAAGCCGCCAGCGCGGTCCAGAAGCCGCCGCCGGAGCCGGAGGGCCCGCCGGATGATGGGGGTGCGGTGCGACGAATGGACATGGCCTCAGGTGTGCTTGGAGTGGTTCATGGATGGCTCCAGCCGTCCAGGGGCGAGGCCCAGGCACCCGGCCAGGAGCGGCTGGTCGCCGGTCCGCGGGAGGCGGCCAGGCGCATTTCGAAGTCCGCGTTGGGACGCCAGACGAACTCGGCGCCGCCCACCAGGCCCTGTCCGGTCATGCCGGGCACGACGGAGTTGTGGAAGACGCTGTTCACGCCCAATTGCAGGCGCATGTCCAGGGTGGAACTCAGCCGGTAGTCGAGCTGGTTCAGGTACAGGCCTGTGCCCACGGACCCGCCGCCGCCACTGGCAAAACCCATGGAGACCGACTGGCTCAGGTGCATGCGGGCCGGATCCAGCAGGGGGCCCTGCAGGTTCAGGCCGGCCATGGGCTGCATGACGAGGCCCGCCAGGGGCTGAACGTCGGCCCGGTCCTTGAACTGGGCCTGGGCGGAGATCACCAACAGCAGAATCGACAGGATTCCTGCGAGGCTGCGGACGGTCATCTTGTCTCCCTTCCCATTGACTGGATTCATGATAGCGCTTTTTCCGCGTTCGCGCCCCGCCGCCGGGCCAGTTCCCGCTCCACCTGCTCCAGCTGCTCCACGGTGTTGATGCCCTGGATCTCGGCCGGATCGTCGGTGGGCAGGGCGGCGACGGGCAGTCCGTCTTCCACCAGAAAACGAATCACATCGGTCAGATACAATTCGCCCTGGGCGTTGTCCGGACGAAGCCGGTCGATGCAGCCGAACAGCCGCTCCACGTCGAACAGGTAAATGCCGGAATTGATCTCGCGCACGGCGCGCTCGGCTTCGCTGGCATCCTTGTGCTCGACGATGCGGGCCACCCGCCCCGCGGCGTCGCGGATCACCCGGCCGTAGCCGGTGGGGTCGTCGAAGAGCGCGGTGAGCACGGTGGCGGCGTGCCCGCCCTGGCTGTGGACGTCGCGCAGGGCCGCGAGGGTCCGGCCCCCCAGCAGCGGCACGTCGCCCGAGAGCACCAGCACGTCGCCCGTCCGCCCCTCCATGGCCGCGCGGCACATCTGCACCGCGTGCCCCGTGCCCTTCTGCTCGGCCTGGACGGCGAAACTCACGCCGCGGCCGCCCACGGCCATCATCACGGCCTCCCGCTGATGCCCCACCACCACCACCTGGTGCCGGGCGCCCACGGCGTCCGCCTGATCCAGCACCCAGTCGATGAGCGGGCGCCCCAGGCAGGGGTGCAGAACCTTGGCCAGGTCCGATTTCATTCGCGTGCCCTTGCCGGCGGCCAGCACGATGACGGAGAGCTCCCGGGTCACGATGTCCTCCTTGGATTCCGGCCGCTGGAACACGCCTCACATGGACGACCACGGCCCCGTTCAATTCCCTCAGGCCGGGCGAGGTTCCCCCCAGCGCGGCCGCATGTTGTCGATCAGGCGCGTGGCGCCCACCCGGGCCGCCGTCAACACGACCAGTTCCTGGCCGGGTGCCAGGGACACGGCCGGGCCGGTGGCCCACTCAGGCCTGGCGGGCGTGCCAGCCAGGGAGTCCAGCGTGGCCCAGTCCGCCACGTGCAGGTAGTCCAGTTCCACGCCGGGCTCCGCCTCCAGCACCCGTCGCATGGAGTCCAGGGCCGCGGCCGGCGCGGCGCCCGCCTCGAGGAGCCGGCAGCCCGCGTGCAGGGCGCGCTGCAGGGCCAGGGCGCTCACGCGCTCCGCCTCCGACAGGTAGACGTTGCGGCTGCTAAGGGCCAGGCCGTCGGGCTCGCGCACGGTGGCGCCCTCGAGGATCTCGAGCTCCAGGTCCAGGTCGCGCGCCATCCGGCGGATCAGCCAGAGTTGCTGGGCGTCCTTGGCGCCGAAGGCCGCCACGCGGCAGCGGGTCCAGAGGAAGAGCCGCAGGACGATGCTCAGCACGCCCTGGAAGTGGCCGGGCCGCGAGGCGCCGCAGTAGCGCTCGGCCACCGCGCCCGGGGTCACCCAGGTGGCGTAGTCGGGGGGATAGACCTCCCCGGGCTGGGGCGCCAGCACGCCGTCCACGCCCTCGGCGCGGCAGAGGGCCAGGTCGCGCTCCAGGTCGCGCGGATAGCGCGCCAGGTCCTCTCGCGGCCCGAACTGGGCC is a window encoding:
- the panC gene encoding pantoate--beta-alanine ligase produces the protein MELLTTISQMQARAGELERQGRRIGLVPTMGYLHEGHASLLRRLRPVCDSLWLSLFVNPAQFGPREDLARYPRDLERDLALCRAEGVDGVLAPQPGEVYPPDYATWVTPGAVAERYCGASRPGHFQGVLSIVLRLFLWTRCRVAAFGAKDAQQLWLIRRMARDLDLELEILEGATVREPDGLALSSRNVYLSEAERVSALALQRALHAGCRLLEAGAAPAAALDSMRRVLEAEPGVELDYLHVADWATLDSLAGTPARPEWATGPAVSLAPGQELVVLTAARVGATRLIDNMRPRWGEPRPA